A window from Opisthocomus hoazin isolate bOpiHoa1 chromosome 29, bOpiHoa1.hap1, whole genome shotgun sequence encodes these proteins:
- the LOC142364792 gene encoding acrosin-like: MDSYYGMSRVVGGTDAQLGAWPWIVSIQKPIIGGIAHVCGGSLISPQWVLTAAHCFITPGHITMWHVVIGASHLTQLGPETQVRTIKRLLVHEHYNNITQRNDIALLELDQPVLCGYYVQLACVPDAWLRVSQLRSCYVSGWGSTTARAGGPSYVLQEAKVRLIDIKLCNSSRWYGGAIHSHNLCAGYPQGGIDTCQGDSGGPLVCKDNTYDYFWLVGVTSWGRGWLESSIKAVEGYG; this comes from the exons atggattcttactacggcatgtcacgcgtcgtgggtggcaccgatgcccagctaggggcctggccctggatcgtcagcatccagaagcccatcataggaggcatagcgcatgtctgcggagggtcgctcatcagcccacagtgggtgctgacagcagcccactgcttcatcacgcccgg gcacatcaccatgtggcacgtggtgatcggggccagccacttgactcagctgggccctgagacccaagtgcgcactattaagcggctactggttcacgagcactacaacaacatcacgcagaggaacgacattgccttgctggaattggaccagcctgtcctgtgcggctactacgtgcagcttgcctgtgtgcccgacgcctggctgagagtgtcgcagctgagaagctgctacgtcagtggctggggttccacgactgcaagag ctgggggaccaagttatgtcctgcaggaggccaaggtccgcctcatcgatatcaagctctgcaacagcagccgctggtacggaggggccatccacagccacaacttgtgtgctggctatccgcagggcggcatcgacacctgccag ggtgacagcggtggtcctctggtctgcaaagataacacctacgactacttctggcttgttggagtgaccagctgggggagaggct ggctggagtcgTCAATTAAAGCTGTCGAAGGATATGGCTAA